The genomic region AGGATCAGCAAGGATACCTTTTATCGTGGAACGTGTTCAAGCAGCCTGTGGCTTTCCTTATTTTCTTAGTGTCCGTTTATGCGGAAACGAACCGGCTGCCTTTTGATCTTACAGAAGCTGAGCAGGAACTGGTGGGCGGGTATCACACTGAGTACAGCAGTATGAAATTTGCTATGTTTTTTACGGCTGAATATGCCAATATGGTCACCGCGGCAGCCTTAACGGTCACTCTCTTTTTTGGTGGGTGGGACGTGCCACTCTTAAATGAAACTTCTATAGGAGTATTGGGAGCAATACTGTCTGTTTTATCGTTTGTTTTGAAAACAGCCTTTTTTCTATTTCTCTTCATTTGGGTGAGATGGACTTTTCCGCGATTCCGATATGATCAACTGATGAAACTGGGATGGAAGGTCATGCTTCCTTTGGCACTTATAAATATATTCGTTACAGCTGGATATCTTACACTTACCTCGATGAGATAATGGCAACTATTGTTAAATCGTACGAACCTACTTTCTGGGACAAACTTTACCTCCCCGCGTTAGCAAAAGGCCTTATGGTTACACTTAAGCACTTTTTCAGGAAGAAGGTCACCATTCAGTATCCCGAAGAAAAATATGTGCCGCCAGATGGGTATCGCGGTCTCCATCGTTTGAACAAATATCCCGATGGACGAATCCGGTGCGTTGCGTGCGAAATGTGCTCCGCCGCCTGTCCAGCCGACTGTATCCACATTGTTCCCGGTCCCTCTCCCTGGGAGGATGGGAAGGAACGGTATCCGGTCAGGTTTGACATCGATCTGCTCCGGTGTATCTTCTGTGGTTTCTGCGAAATGGCCTGCCCGGAAGAAGCTATTGAGCTGACAGAGATATACGACTTCTCCAATTACACGAGAGATGATCTCCTGATTGACAAAGAAGGACTGTTAGGAGTCTATGAGTTGACAAAGGATAAGAACTATTATTCTCGCCGGACTGTGGGCCAAGAGTCCGAGGCGCTGCCATCGGACAAGTTTTAACCCTAGACTGAAGACATGCTTTCGTTTTTGTTTTATTTTGCCGCCGCCATTGCTGTAGGTACAGCCTTCTCAGTAGTCCTCAGCAGAAATGCTGTCTACAGTGCCATTTTGCTGGTTGTGTGCTTTTTTTCTCTCGCACTGATATATCTTCTCCTGGAGGCCTATTTCCTCGCTGTACTGGAAATCTTCATCTACGCCGGTGCTATTATGGTTCTCTTCCTATTCGTCATTATGCTCCTGAATCTCGGGGTTGAGAAAGCTCAAGAACATTTCAGGCACTTACAACGAGGGCTGTCGCTGTTTCTGGTCATTGTATTCTTCCTTGGCGTTTCGCTCATTTTTCTTAATGATTCAGGTGTCTTACATCAACCTCATGGGACGTTTGTCGCT from Candidatus Neomarinimicrobiota bacterium harbors:
- a CDS encoding NADH-quinone oxidoreductase subunit J, which codes for MLSFLFYFAAAIAVGTAFSVVLSRNAVYSAILLVVCFFSLALIYLLLEAYFLAVLEIFIYAGAIMVLFLFVIMLLNLGVEKAQEHFRHLQRGLSLFLVIVFFLGVSLIFLNDSGVLHQPHGTFVAGGVKVLGEALFTKYLLPFEIASLLLLVALIGTVYLAKRKV
- the nuoI gene encoding NADH-quinone oxidoreductase subunit NuoI, giving the protein MATIVKSYEPTFWDKLYLPALAKGLMVTLKHFFRKKVTIQYPEEKYVPPDGYRGLHRLNKYPDGRIRCVACEMCSAACPADCIHIVPGPSPWEDGKERYPVRFDIDLLRCIFCGFCEMACPEEAIELTEIYDFSNYTRDDLLIDKEGLLGVYELTKDKNYYSRRTVGQESEALPSDKF